The Enterobacter asburiae sequence TTCGCGGAACAGCGCTTCGATATTCAGACCTTGCCCCTGCAGGATTTCACGCAGGCGGCGCAGACCTTCTACCTGAATCTGACGAACACGTTCACGGGTCAGGCCAATTTCGCGGCCGACGTCTTCCAGTGTCGCAGCTTCATACCCCAGTAAACCGAAACGACGTGCCAGCACTTCACGCTGTTTGGCGTTCAGTTCGAACAGCCATTTGACGATGCTCTGCTTCATGTCGTCGTCCTGCGTGGTGTCTTCCGGACCGTTGTCTTTTTCATCGGCCAGGATGTCCAGCAGCGCTTTTTCGGAGTCGCCACCCAGAGGGGTGTCAACGGAGGTAATGCGCTCGTTGAGACGCAGCATACGGCTTACGTCATCAACTGGTTTGTCGAGTTGTTCGGCAATTTCTTCTGCGCTTGGCTCGTGGTCCAGTTTATGGGACAACTCGCGCGCGGTACGCAGATAGACGTTCAACTCTTTGACGATGTGGATCGGCAGGCGGATCGTACGGGTCTGGTTCATAATAGCCCGTTCGATGGTCTGACGAATCCACCAGGTCGCGTAGGTTGAGAAACGGAACCCGCGTTCCGGGTCAAACTTCTCAACTGCGCGGATGAGACCTAAGTTGCCCTCTTCAATCAGATCCAGCAGAGCCAGACCACGATTGCCGTAACGGCGGGCAATTTTCACGACCAGTCGCAGGTTACTTTCAATCATGCGACGACGCGAGGCAACATCACCACGCAAAGCACGACGTGCGAAATAGACTTCTTCTTCGGCCGTTAGCAGTGGGGAGTAACCAATCTCCCCAAGGTAAAGCTGAGTCGCGTCCAGTACACGCTGTGTGGCGCCCTGCGATAACAGCTCTTCTTCAGCCAAATCGTTATCACTGGGTTCCTCTTCTACTAAGGCTTTTTCGTCAAAAGCCTCTGCTCCGTTCTCATCAAATTCCGCGTCTTCATTTAAATCATGAACTTTCAGCGTATTCTGACTCATAAGGTGGCTCCTACCCGTGATCCCTGAACGAGACACCCTGGCTGGCATGCCCCGTCAATTTATCGCTGCGGCAAATACTGCAGCGGGTTTACGGATTTCCCCTTGTAACGAATTTCAAAATGCAAGCGTGTAGAACTGGTTCCGGTGCTACCCATGGTAGCGATTTTTTGCCCCGCCTTAACTTCTTGTTGTTCCCGGACCAGCATTGTGTCGTTATGGGCGTAGGCACTCAGGTAATCATCATTATGTTTGATGATAATAAGATTACCGTAACCGCGCAGAGCGTTACCGGCATACACAACGCGTCCGTCTGCGGTCGCGATGATAGCCTGTCCTTTACTGCCTGCGATATCGATCCCTTTGTTTCCACCCTCAGAGGTTGCGAAGTTCTCGATAATCTTGCCGTCGGTTGGCCAGCGCCATGCGGTGATGGACGAACTGGCATTCTGACTGCTTGCAGTCGGTTCAGTAGAGCTAACCACAGGTGCCGTGGTCGGTGCTGTGACAACAGTCGCAGTCCCTTTATTATTCGGCAACATTTTGTTAGCAGTCTGATCACCTGAATCCTCAGAATACGTAATTACAGGTTGTGAAGCAACCACCGTGGTGGATTTTTGTGCAGGCTTAACGCTGTTATTTTGAGCCGTCACGTCGGCCGCTGAAACCGTGTTGCCAGGCGTCAGAGGCGTACCCGTTGCGTTGCCCACCTGGAGCGTTTGGCCAACTTCCAGAGCATACGGGGCCTGGACGTTATTGCGCTGCGCGAGGTCACGGAAATCGTTCCCGGTGATCCAGGCAATGTAGAACAGCGTATCGCCGCGCTTCACGGTATAGGTGCTGCCGCCGGTATAGCTGCCTTTCGGAATGTTCCCATACTGGCGGTTATAGACTATGCGGCCATTTTGGGTCTGAACAGGCTGTTCAACTGGCTGAATCTGCGTTGGCTGTGTAACAGGATGTTGCACAGGCTGAATTTGTGGTGTTTGCTGCGGCGCAGCAGTGCCCATTTTAGGCGGAGGCGTGATCAACATTCCGCTGGACGTGTTACCGGAGCCGCTGTTTCCGCCGACGGAACTGACGGGCGCAGGCGCGTTGTTGGAACTTGTACAGCCTGCCAGCCAGAGCGAAACCAGTGATAATGCCGCAACACGGCTGATGGTGAATTTAGGGCTTCCCGCGCTCATTTATCCCCCAGGAATGTGTTAACTACCAGTGACTTAAAATTTACCGTGATGACACGAATCTTTCGCGCCACACCATACGCTGAATTTGCCTTAATAACCCTGGATAAATCCGAGTCTCAGGCCAACTCCCCCTTTACCAGAGGCACAAAGCGCACGGCTTCCACGGTGTCGATAATAAACTCGTCGCCACGCCGACGAACGCGCTTCAGAAGCTGCTGTTCATCCCCGACGGGCAGAACAAGAATGCCCCCCTCATCCAGCTGCGACAAGAGCGCAGCGGGAATTTCAGGCGGAGCCGCCGTCACGATGATAGCGTCAAACGGGGCGCGAGCCTGCCAACCCTGCCATCCATCACCGTGTCGTGTCGAAACATTATGTAAATCAAGTTGTTTCAGGCGACGACGCGCCTGCCACTGCAAACCTTTGATCCGCTCAACGGAACAGACATGATGGACCAGATGCGCCAGGATGGCGGTCTGATACCCCGACCCGGTGCCAATCTCCAGCACGCGTGAGTCGGGCGTGAGCTCCAGCAGCTCCGTCATTCGCGCCACCATATAAGGCTGCGAAATCGTCTGGCCTTGCCCGATGGGCAGCGCCACGTTTTCCCACGCTTTGTGTTCAAACGCCTCGTCTACAAATTTCTCACGCGGGACCTGAGCGAGCGCTTCAAGCACGTGCTCGTCGCGGATCCCCTGTGCGCGAAGTTGTTCCAGAAGAGTTTGTACACGTTTGCTTACCATTGCGCGTTCACTCCTGCGCGATCCAGCCAGCCCGACACCACATCATGCGCGCTATACGCGGTTAAATCTACGTGCAGCGGAGTAACCGAGACGTAGCCTTCATCCACGGCGGCAAAATCGGTGTCCGGACCCGCATCGCACTTATCGCCAGGAGGCCCTATCCAGTAAAGCGTGTTGCCGCGAGGATCCTGCTGCGGGATCACCTGATCGGCCGGATGTCGGCTTCCGCATCGCGTAACGCGAATGCCTTTAATTTCATTGAGAGGAAGATCCGGCACGTTGATGTTGAGAATACGTCCGGTACGCAGCGGTTCGCGGCCGAGCGCCCGCAGGATCGAGCAGGTTACCGCGGCGGCGGTATCGTAGTGCGTGTGGCCGTTTAACGAGACCGCCAGCGCCGGGAACCCCAGATGGCGCCCCTCCATTGCCGCCGCTACCGTTCCGGAGTAAATCACGTCATCGCCAAGGTTCGGCCCGGCGTTGATGCCGGAGACGACGATATCCGGACGTGGCCGCATCAGCGCGTTCACGCCCAGAAAGACGCAGTCGGTTGGCGTGCCCATCTGCACGGCAATATCGCCATTTTCAAAGGTAAAGGTGCGAAGCGACGACTCCAGCGTCAGCGAGTTAGACGCTCCACTGCGGTTACGATCGGGAGCCACAACCTGCACATCCGCAAATTCACGGAGGTGCTTCGCCAGGGTCTGAATGCCCGGCGCGTGGATCCCGTCATCGTTACTCAGCAATATTCGCATAATCACCCGAGGTGTTGATAAGTTCCCTGACAACACTGGTGGCAAAGCTACCTGCCGGCAGCCAGAAGCGTAACTCGACGGTTACGTCATCCCACCAGTTCCAGCTTAACTGCTGCGGATAGAGCAGCATCGCGCGGCGTGCTGCTTCGACTTTTTCCCGCACCAGCAAGGATTGTAATTCTGGCGCATCCGCCACCGCCGACTGCTCTGCGCTCAGCGCGTCGCCCTGGGTGCCCCAGTCGCCTGAGCCCGGCAAAGCTGCGGTAATCATCAGCGCTTTGGCATCCACGCGCGCCTGGACATCGGCCATTTCTTCGGCCGTTGCAACAAACCAGCTTCCGCGTCCCGCTAATTGTAGCGCATCGCCAACAACAACTTGATTCGCGTCCGGTTTTTTCAGCCTTTCGCTCACAATCTGATTAAACAACGCGCTGCGGGCCGCCGACAACCAAAAACTGCGTTTATTCCTGTCGCGCACCGGTGCATCGCTTTGCGCCCAGCGCAGCGCGCCCTGCAGGTTGCTGCCGCCAATGCCAAAGCGCTGCGCGCCAAAGTAGTTCGGTACGCCGCGGTCATTAATGGCATTCAGGCGTTTTTCAACGTCTTCACGGTCAGACACTTCGCGCAGCACCAGCGTAAACGCGTTGCCTTTCAACGCTCCCAGGCGCAGCTTGCGCTTGTGGCGGGCGTACTCCAGCACCTTACAGCCTTCAAGCTCAAATTTGCTTAAATCAGGCATCGCATTGCCGGGCACGCGCGCGCAGAGCCACTGCTCGGTGACGGCATGTTTATCTTTCTGCCCGGCAAAGCTCACTTCCCGGGCGTGAATTTTGAGGAATTTTGCCAGCGCGTCGGCCACAAAGCGGGTATTGCAGCCATTTTTCAGAATACGCACCAGGATATGTTCGCCTTCGCCATCCGGCTCAAAGCCCAGATCCTCCAGCACGAGGAAATCCTCCGGGCTGGCTTTCAGCACACCGTTCCCCTGCGGCTTACCGTGCAGGTACGTCAGGTTATCGAAGTCCGTCATTTTGTTGCCTTCACCAGCAGCGCCACGGCTTCACAGGCGATCCCTTCGCCACGGCCGGTAAAGCCCAGTTTCTCCGTGGTGGTAGCTTTGACGTTGACGTCGTCCATATGGCAGCCCAGATCTTCGGCGATGAACACGCGCATCTGCGGAATGTGCGGCAGCATTTTCGGGGCCTGGGCAATAATCGTCACGTCGACGTTGCCGAGGGTGTAACCCTTGGCCTGAATGCGGCGCCACGCTTCGCGCAATAGTTCGCGGCTGTCTGCTCCTTTAAAGGCCGGATCGGTGTCCGGGAACAGCTTGCCGATATCGCCGAGCGCGGCAGCGCCGAGCAGCGCGTCGGTCAGTGCATGCAGCGCCACGTCGCCATCAGAATGCGCCAGCAGCCCTTTTTCGTAAGGAATACGTACGCCGCCAATGATAATTGGGCCAACGCCTCCAAAGGCGTGTACATCAAAACCGTGTCCAATTCGCATTATGCCTTCTCCTGATGGGTCGAACGGGTAAGATAAAATTCCGCGAGCTGTAAATCTTCCGGGCGCGTCACTTTTATATTATCAGCGCGTCCTTCAACAAGCGTTGGGTGAAAACCGCAATACTCCAGCGCGGAGGCTTCGTCCGTGATGGTCGCACCTTCGTTAAGCGCACGCGTTAAGCAGTCGTGGAGCAGTTCGCGGGGGAAAAATTGCGGCGTCAGCGCGTGCCATAAGTCAACGCGCTCAACGGTGTGGGCGATAGCATGCATGCCCGGCTCGGCGCGCTTCATGGTGTCGCGCACCGGCGCGGCCAGAATGCCACCCACTTTGCTGGTTTCGCTCAGCGCCAGCAGGCGTGCCAGATCGTCCTGATGGAGACACGGACGCGCCGCGTCATGCACCAGTACCCACTGCGCGTTTCCGGCAGCCTGAATGCCTGCCAGCACGGAATCGGCGCGCTCGGCACCGCCATCGACAACGGTAATCTGTGGGTGGTTTGCCAGCGGCAGCTGCGCAAAACGCGCATCGCCGGAACTGATGGCGATGACCACGTGCGTCACCCGCGGGTGAGCCAGCAGCGCCGCCACGGCGTGCTCGAGGATCGTTTTATCGCCAATTGAGAGGTACTGCTTGGGACATTCTGTCTGCATGCGCCGGCCAAAACCTGCGGCCGGCACCACGGCACATACGTCCGAAAAAGTTGCTGCCATGTCGTAATCCTGGGCCTGATTATCGATTGTTTTGTGCTGAGCCCTGATTGCGTTTAGACGCATCCGGAACCAGACGATAAAAGGTTTCGCCCGGCTTAGTCATACTGAGTTCATTGCGCGCGCGTTCCTCAATCGCCTCTTGTCCGCCATTGAGGTCATCAATTTCAGCAAAGAGTTGATCGTTACGCGCCTTAAGTTTGGCGTTTGTTGCCTGCTGAGCCGCGACGTCATCGCTCACCCGGCTGTAGTCGTGCAGTCCGTTTTTACCGAACCACAGCGAATATTGCAGCCAGATTAGCAAAGCCAGCAACAGCAGCGTTAGTTTACCCATCCTGCCCCCTGAAAAAACGGCATCATCATCCCATAACTTTCCGTTCGACTCTACTGCGGGGTTTTAATTATGTCGCAAGTTAGCCCATCAGCCATAAAAACAGCAGACCAAAGATGACGACAACGGTGGCAATCGTGATAACCGTACTATACAGGAGCTTGCCGTTGAAAAGGGAGTGCAGCGCAACCCCAACAACGACCGCAACGGGCATCAGCGCCAGGAAGAAGGGCCAGGTGTAGAGAAAAAAGAAAAGGGTGTTACCCCCGTAGATCAAAAACGGGATACCCAGCGCCAGTAACCACGACGCAAAGCCGACTATCGCCCCAGGGAAGGACCAGGTCGTCTCGTCATCGGTGGTTAACGGTTCCGACCCGGTGGTGATAATGTAGTTTTCACTGTTGCGCATAGCTAATCCTGTGACCGTGACTCATCGTTCGGGAAGACAGCTCCCGAACGATACCGCCTCAGGATCTGATAATATCGTCCCGTCTGAGCAGGTCTAATAATTGGCTTACTAAATTTGTTACCAATTGTTGACCCTTCAGATGAATCTCAGGCGATTCAGGCGCTTCGTAAACCGAGTCAATTCCGGTGAAGTTTCGCAGCTCGCCGGCACGCGCTTTTTTATACAGCCCTTTCGGATCGCGCGCTTCACAGATCTCCAGCGGCGTATCGACAAACACTTCAATAAAGCGATCCTGGCCCACGCGCTCGCGCACCATCTGGCGTTCGGCGCGGTGCGGTGAGATAAACGCCGTCAGCACCACCAGCCCGGCGTCCGCCATCAGGCTGGCAACCTCCCCCACCCGGCGAATGTTCTCTTTACGGTCGTCGTCGCTGAACCCCAAATCGCTGCACAGGCCGTGACGCACGTTGTCGCCATCCAGCAGGTAGGTACTCACTCCCTGCTGATGCAGCGCCTCTTCCAGCGCGCCCGCTACCGTGGATTTACCGGAGCCGGACAACCCGGTAAACCACAGCACAACCCCACGGTGGCCGTGGAGCTGTTCGCGCTGGGCGACGGTGACCGGATGAGGATGCCAGACGACGTTCTCATCATGGGCGGCCATTACTTACCTCCCAGCAGATCACGGGCGCCCCAGTGCGGGAAGTGCTTACGTACCAGCGCGTTAAGTTCCAGTTCGAAGGCGCTGAATTCCGAGGCCGCGGTCGCCTGCTCGTTTGGCTCACGCACCATCCCCGCGCCGACGGTAACGTTCGTCAGACGGTCGATAAAGATCAGCCCGCCGGTTACCGGGTTCTGCTGATACGGATCCAGCACCAGCGGCTCGTCGAAGGTGAGATCCACCAGGCCAATACCGTTCAGCGGCAGCTCGCTCACGTCACGGTGGGTCAGGTTGTTGATGTCCACCTGGAACTGAATGCCGTCCACGCGGGCGCGGGTTTTCTTGCCCGCAATTTTGATGTCGTAGCTCTGGCCTGCTGTCAGCGGCTGTTCGGCCATCCACACCACGTCCACGGACGCGCCCTGCACCGCCGCCAACGTCTCCTGCGCGTCGACCAGCAGGTCGCCGCGGCTGATGTCAATTTCGTCTTTCAGCACCAGCGTGACCGCTTCCCCTGCCCCGGCTTCCTGCAGGTCACCGTCGAACGTCACGATGCGAGCGATTGCCGACTCCACGCCGGATGGCAGCACCTTGACGCGCTGCCCCACCTTCACGGCGCCGGAGGCGATAGTGCCGGAGAAGCCGCGGAAATCGAGGTTAGGACGGTTAACGTACTGCACCGGGAAGCGCATCGGCTGGGTGTCGACCACGCGCTGGATCTCAACGGTCTCCAGCACTTCCAGCAGCGTCGGGCCGCTGTACCACGGCATGTTCGCGCTCTGTGAGGCGACGTTATCGCCTTCCAGCGCCGAAAGCGGCACAAAGCGAATATCCAGGTTGCCCGGCAGCTGTTCGGCAAAGGTCAGGTAGCTCTGGCGGATCTCTTCGAATTTCTCTTCGCTGAAGTTCACCAGATCCATCTTGTTGACCGCCACCACCAGGTGTTTGATCCCCAGCAGCGTCGAGATAAAGCTGTGGCGGCGGGTCTGATCCAGCACGCCTTTACGCGCGTCCATCAGCAGGATCGCCAGATCGCAGGTAGAGGCGCCGGTCGCCATGTTACGGGTGTACTGCTCGTGCCCTGGCGTGTCGGCAATAATAAATTTGCGCTTTTCGGTCGAGAAGTAGCGGTAGGCCACGTCAATGGTGATGCCCTGCTCGCGCTCCGCCTGCAGGCCGTCCACCAGCAGCGCCAGGTCGAGTTTTTCGCCCTGAGTACCGTGACGCTTGCTGTCGTTATGGAGGGAAGAGAGCTGATCTTCATAAATCTGGCGCGTATCGTGCAGCAGGCGGCCAATCAGGGTACTTTTCCCGTCATCCACGCTGCCGCAGGTCAGAAAACGCAGCAGGCTTTTGTGCTGTTGCGCGTGCAGATACGCTTCCACGCCGCCTTCGTTGGCAATTTGTTGAGCAATAGTGGTGTTCATGGCGGCTCCTTAGAAATAACCCTGACGTTTCTTCAGCTCCATGGAGCCGGCCTGGTCGCGGTCAATCACGCGCCCCTGTCGCTCGCTGGTGGTGGACACCAGCATCTCTTCGATGATCTCCGGCAGCGTCTGCGCGTTGGATTCCACCGCGCCGGTCAGCGGCCAGCAGCCGAGGGTACGGAAACGCACCATCTGTTTTTTGATCACTTCACCCGGCTGCAGGTCGATGCGATCGTCGTCGATCATCATCAGCATGCCGTCGCGCTCCAGCACCGGGCGCTCGGCGGCCAGATAAAGTGGCACGATCTCAATATTTTCCAGATAGATGTACTGCCAGATATCCAGCTCGGTCCAGTTGGAGAGCGGGAAGACGCGAATGCTTTCGCCCTTGTTGATCTGGCCGTTGTAGTTGTGCCACAGCTCCGGGCGCTGGTTTTTCGGGTCCCAGCGGTGGAAGCGATCGCGGAAGGAGTAGATACGCTCTTTGGCGCGGGATTTCTCTTCATCACGGCGCGCGCCGCCGAAAGCCGCGTCGAAACCGTATTTGTTCAACGCCTGCTTCAGCCCTTCGGTTTTCATGATATCGGTATGCTTGGCGCTACCGTGCACGAACGGGTTAATGCCCATCGCCACCCCTTCCGGGTTTTTATGCACCAGAAGCTCGCAGCCGTAGGCTTTCGCGGTACGGTCGCGGAACTCGTACATTTCGCGGAATTTCCAGCCGGTATCCACGTGCAGCAGCGGGAACGGCAGCGTACCTGGATAAAACGCTTTACGCGCCAGATGCAGCATGACGCTGGAATCTTTACCGATGGAGTACATCATCACCGGGTTAGAAAACTCGGCGGCCACTTCGCGGATAATATGGATACTCTCCGCTTCAAGCTGCCGCAGGTGTGTAAGACGTTTTTGGTCCATAACCGTTCCTTAAGCCAAATTTACGACAGAAGAACCAAAGCCTTCTGCATCGGTTGTGTTCTGAAACCAGGCGAGCGTGCTGTGCAGCTGCACCACTTCCCCCACCACAATCAGGGCGGGCATCGGGGCGTCTTTCGCCAGGGTTGCAAGATGTTCCAGCGTGCCCGTCGCAACGTGCTGATCGACGCGCGTGCCGCGAGAAATGACGGCAACGGGCGTCGTCGCCTCGCGACCGTGCTGAATAAGCTGTTCACTGATGTCTGCCGCCTTCATCGTGCCCATGTAGATCGCCAGCGTCTGGCGGCTCTGGGCGAGATGCGACCAGTCGAACGGCGTGCTGTCGGCCTTGTAGTGGCCGGTTACAAAGGTCACGCTCTGGGCGTAATCGCGATGGGTCAGCGGAATACCGGCGTAGGCCGTCACCGCAGAGGCCGCCGTGATGCCGGGCACCACCTGGAACGGTACGCCCGCCTCGGCTGCCGCCTGCAGCTCTTCACCGCCGCGACCGAAAATAAACGGATCGCCCCCTTTCAGGCGCACCACGGTTTTACCCGCTTTGGCGGCATCAACCAGCATCTGGTTGGTGTCGTGCTGTGGCACCGAGTGCTCGCCAGCCCGTTTGCCGACGCAGATTTGCTCCGCGTCGCGACGGATCAACTCGCGCACGCCGTCGGTGACCAGATGGTCGTAGAACACCACGTCCGCGTCCTGCAAAACCTGCAGGCCACGCAGCGTCAGCAGCCCGGCATCGCCCGGCCCTGCCCCCACAAGAATGATCTCCCCGCTCGTGTTGCCGGGGTTATCCAGTTCGTCTTCGAGGATTTTCTGCGCCGCCGTTTCATTACCGGCATGCATCAGGCTGGCAAAGCGGCCGCGAAACACGCGCTCCCAGAAGCGACGGCGTTCCGTCACGCTGGTCAGGCGGTTTTTCAGGTGGTCACGCCAGAAGCTGGCTTTTTCCGCCATGCGCCCGAGGCTGGTCGGCAGCAGCGCTTCGATTTTTTCCCGCAGCACGCGCGCCAGCACCGGCGCGGTGCCGCCGGAGGAGATCGCCACCAGCAGCGGCGAACGGTCAACGATCGACGGGAAGATAAACGAGCATAAAGGCTGGTCGTCCACCACGTTCACCAGACGGTGACGGACCTGGGCGGCTTCAGAGACACGCCGGTTCAGTTCCCGATTTTCAGTTGCCGCAATCACCAGCACCACGCTGTCGAGTTGTGACTCGTCGAAATCCGCCTCTTCAACGACACGCACCTGTGCCCCTGCACGCTGCAGAAACGCGATTTTGCGATCGGCAATTTCACCCGTGCCGACAACCAGTACCGGTCGGTCTTTTAAGGCGGCAAAAAGGGGCAGATAGTCCACAGGCAACAACTCACTAACAACGAGGAATAGAGGGACTATAGGGGGCGGCTTAGATCGAATGAAATTACGAATTGGAATGAGTAGTTACTCAATGGAATAACGACGTGAAAAAGCAAATACCAAAAAGTGCTTAACTCGCGACATTTCGGGCATTTAAGAGCAATTCAAATTGTGTATGGACGATCACAGTTTCATACTATGCACGTTATTATTTTGCTCTGTTTTTAAGGACTCACTATGTTTTCCGCAACGCGCCACCGTATTGCTGCCCTGGCGCTCGGCGTTTGCTTTATCCTTCCGGCTCAGGCAAAAAATCAACCTTATGGTGAAATCGCCACTATGCAGGCGCGGCATATTGCGACGGTTTTCCCTGGCCGCATGACCGGTTCACCCGCGGAGATGCTCTCCGCCGACTATATTCGCCAGCAGTTTGCACAGATGGGCTACCAGAGTGATATTCGCTCGTTTCACAGCCGCTACATCTATACCTCACGCAATAAAACGCAGAACTGGCATAACGTGACCGGCAGTACGGTGATTGCAGCGCACGAAGGAAAGGCGGCTGAGCAGATCATTATCATGGCTCACCTGGATACCTACGCGCCAATGAGCGACGCCGATATTGATAATAACCTTGGGGGACTGACGCTGCAGGGTATGGACGACAACGCAGCGGGTCTCGGCGTGATGCTTGAACTGGCTGAACGCCTTAAGAATATTCCGACGAAATACGGTATTCGCTTTGTGGCGACCAGCGGCGAAGAAGAAGGGAAACTCGGCGCTGAGAATCTCCTTAAACGGATGAGCGCCGAGGAGAAGAAAAATACGCTGCTGGTGATTAACCTCGATAACCTGATCGTGGGCGATAAGCTCTATTTTAATAGCGGACAGAGCACGCCGAGCAGCGTGCGTAAACTCACCCGCGACCGCGCGCTGGCGCTTGCCCGTACGCATGGCGTCTATGCCGCGACAAACCCAGGCGGTAACCCGGATTATCCAAAAGGCACTGGCTGTTGTAATGACGGAGAAGTGTTTGATAAGGCAGGCATTCCGGTGCTGTACGTCGAGGCGACGAACTGGGCGCTGGGCAAAAAAGATGGCTATCAGCAGCGCGCTAAATCGAAAGCGTTCCCGGACGGGACCAGCTGGCATAATGTGCAGCTGGATAACCAGCAGCACATAGACAGTGCCCTGCCGCAGCGGATTGAACACCGCAGCCGCGACGTGGTGAAGGTGATGCTGCCGCTGGTGAAGGAGCTGGCGAAAGCGGGGAAAGCCTGAGGTTTTTAAGTATAGCGCGGCCTGATGCCCTCACCCCACCCCTCTCCCACCGGGAGAGGGAGGATAAAGGATTACCCTTCGTGTAGCCCGCACTCGCGCTTCAGCCCAAAGAATCGCGTCTCTTCTTCCGCCATTCCCGGTTCCCATTTGCGCGTGGTGTGGGTGTCGCCCACCGACAGGTAGCCCTGGTCCCACAGCGGATGGTATTTCAGCCCGTGTTTTTGCAGATACTGATAGACCGTCCGGTTATCCCAGTCGATAATCGGCAGCACTTTAAACACGCCGCGCTGAACCGCCAGCACCGGTAGCGTGGCGCGGCTTCCCGACTGCTCGCGGCGCAGGCCGGCAAACCAGGTCTGCGCGTTTAGCTCTTTCAGCGCCCGGTTCATCGGCTCAACTTTGTTGATCTCATTGTATTTTTCAATGCCCTCAACGCCCTGCTCCCACAGCTTGCCGTAGCGCGCCTCCTGCCAGGCCGCGCTTTCCGTTGCGCGGTAGACTTTGAGGTTCAGCCTGAGCTTGTCCGTCAGCTCGTCAATAAACTGATAGGTTTCCGGGAACAGGTAGCCGGTATCGGTGAGGATCACCGGAATGTCCGGACGGATCTGATTCACCAGATGCAGGCTGACTGCCGCCTGAATACCAAAGCTCGACGAGAGTACATAGTCTCCCGGCAGGTTTTCCAGCGCCCACGCCACGCGCCCTTCGGCATCCAGCGTTTCAAGGTGGGCGTTAGTTTCTGAAAGCTGAAGAATGCGTTCGACTTTTGGCAGTTCATTCAGGGCATTTAGATCGAGTACGGACATAATTACCTCTCGTGGTTACTCCCAGAAATCCCTTGCGGGATCGAGCACCGGGCGAATGATGCCCGCACGCACCGTAAAGTCGCCGAAGCCTTCACCCGCTTCGCGCTCTTTCGCCCAGCGCCCGACAAGCTCGTCGATGGAATCAAGAATTTCCGTCTCGGTGATGTTCTCGCGGAACATGCGCGGAATGCGCGTGCCGATACGGTTACCGCCCAGGTGCAGGTTATAGCGACCCGGCGCTTTGCCTACCAGCCCCAGTTCGGCCAGCATCGCTCGACCGCAGCCGTTCGGGCAGCCCGTCACGCGCATAACAATATGCTCGTCCGGAATACCGTGTTTTTCCAGAATCGCTTCCACTTTATCGGTGAATGACGGCAGGAAACGTTCCGCTTCGGCCATCGCCAGCGGGCAGGTCGGGAACGACACGCAGGCCATCGAGTTTTCACGCTGCGGTTTGACCGCATCCATCAACCCGTGATCGCGCGCCAGCTTCTCGATCTTCGCCTTCTGGCTCTCCGGCACGCCGGCAACGATCAGGTTCTGGTTAGCGGTAATGCGGAACTCGCCTTTGTGGATCTTCGCAATTTCCAGCAGACCGGTTTTCAGCGGACGGCCCGGATAATCCAGAATACGACCGTTTTCAATAAACAGCGTCAGGTGCCATTTATTGTCGATCCCTTTCACCCAGCCGATGCGATCGCCGCGACCGGTGAATTCGTAAGGGCGGATCGGCTCAAATTTTATCCCCGCGCGACGCTCCACTTCCTCTTTGAACGTCTCCACGCCCACGCGCTCCAGGGTGTATTTGGTTTTCGCGT is a genomic window containing:
- the cysC gene encoding adenylyl-sulfate kinase, producing the protein MAAHDENVVWHPHPVTVAQREQLHGHRGVVLWFTGLSGSGKSTVAGALEEALHQQGVSTYLLDGDNVRHGLCSDLGFSDDDRKENIRRVGEVASLMADAGLVVLTAFISPHRAERQMVRERVGQDRFIEVFVDTPLEICEARDPKGLYKKARAGELRNFTGIDSVYEAPESPEIHLKGQQLVTNLVSQLLDLLRRDDIIRS
- the ispD gene encoding 2-C-methyl-D-erythritol 4-phosphate cytidylyltransferase, producing MAATFSDVCAVVPAAGFGRRMQTECPKQYLSIGDKTILEHAVAALLAHPRVTHVVIAISSGDARFAQLPLANHPQITVVDGGAERADSVLAGIQAAGNAQWVLVHDAARPCLHQDDLARLLALSETSKVGGILAAPVRDTMKRAEPGMHAIAHTVERVDLWHALTPQFFPRELLHDCLTRALNEGATITDEASALEYCGFHPTLVEGRADNIKVTRPEDLQLAEFYLTRSTHQEKA
- the cysD gene encoding sulfate adenylyltransferase subunit CysD, which gives rise to MDQKRLTHLRQLEAESIHIIREVAAEFSNPVMMYSIGKDSSVMLHLARKAFYPGTLPFPLLHVDTGWKFREMYEFRDRTAKAYGCELLVHKNPEGVAMGINPFVHGSAKHTDIMKTEGLKQALNKYGFDAAFGGARRDEEKSRAKERIYSFRDRFHRWDPKNQRPELWHNYNGQINKGESIRVFPLSNWTELDIWQYIYLENIEIVPLYLAAERPVLERDGMLMMIDDDRIDLQPGEVIKKQMVRFRTLGCWPLTGAVESNAQTLPEIIEEMLVSTTSERQGRVIDRDQAGSMELKKRQGYF
- the ftsB gene encoding cell division protein FtsB produces the protein MGKLTLLLLALLIWLQYSLWFGKNGLHDYSRVSDDVAAQQATNAKLKARNDQLFAEIDDLNGGQEAIEERARNELSMTKPGETFYRLVPDASKRNQGSAQNNR
- the cysN gene encoding sulfate adenylyltransferase subunit CysN; amino-acid sequence: MNTTIAQQIANEGGVEAYLHAQQHKSLLRFLTCGSVDDGKSTLIGRLLHDTRQIYEDQLSSLHNDSKRHGTQGEKLDLALLVDGLQAEREQGITIDVAYRYFSTEKRKFIIADTPGHEQYTRNMATGASTCDLAILLMDARKGVLDQTRRHSFISTLLGIKHLVVAVNKMDLVNFSEEKFEEIRQSYLTFAEQLPGNLDIRFVPLSALEGDNVASQSANMPWYSGPTLLEVLETVEIQRVVDTQPMRFPVQYVNRPNLDFRGFSGTIASGAVKVGQRVKVLPSGVESAIARIVTFDGDLQEAGAGEAVTLVLKDEIDISRGDLLVDAQETLAAVQGASVDVVWMAEQPLTAGQSYDIKIAGKKTRARVDGIQFQVDINNLTHRDVSELPLNGIGLVDLTFDEPLVLDPYQQNPVTGGLIFIDRLTNVTVGAGMVREPNEQATAASEFSAFELELNALVRKHFPHWGARDLLGGK
- a CDS encoding DUF3561 family protein, which gives rise to MRNSENYIITTGSEPLTTDDETTWSFPGAIVGFASWLLALGIPFLIYGGNTLFFFLYTWPFFLALMPVAVVVGVALHSLFNGKLLYSTVITIATVVVIFGLLFLWLMG